From Herbiconiux flava, one genomic window encodes:
- a CDS encoding S9 family peptidase has protein sequence MASLPPRARKVPFDRVHHGDTVSDPYEWLRDKEDPEVLAYLEAENAFTEEATAHLAGLRQEIFDEIKGRTRETDLSVPVRDGGHWYYTRTAEGSQYGVHCRAPIAGPDDWTPPSIEPGVPIDGEQVVLDDNEQAAGHEFYSLGSFDVSPDGRMLAYAVDVVGDERYTLRIRDLELGEDLPDEVADTFPGAVFAGDGASVYYPTVDDAWRPDTIWQHVVGTSGTDDQVVFTEPDERFWVGVGLTRSRRYLEIAVGSKITSEVLLLDTEHPEAGFQVVWPRREGVEYAVEHAIVGGRDRLLVLHNDQALNFELVAVDLAQPLDRSSWETVIAHDEAVRLEDVDAFAGHLTIDYRRDGLTRIALLPLDAGTTSLAGAAFTELEFDEPLFSVGTSGNPEWEQPTIRFGYTSFVTPSSVFDHDIATGTSTLLKQQAVLGGYDPSFYEQRREWATAADGTRVPISLVARRGVLGTDSPAPLVLYGYGSYESSIDPSFSVARLSLLDRGVAFAIAHVRGGGELGRHWYEDGKTLTKKNTFTDFVSAAERMIELGFTAPSTLVAQGGSAGGLLMGAVANLAPQLFAGILAQVPFVDALTSILDPSLPLTVIEWDEWGDPLHDPEVYAYMKSYSPYENVTEQEYPRILAVTSLNDTRVLYVEPGKWTARLRDVGAPVLLKTEMSAGHGGVSGRYERWREVSYEYAWMLDVLGRA, from the coding sequence GAGTGGCTGCGCGACAAGGAGGATCCCGAGGTGCTCGCCTACCTCGAGGCCGAGAACGCGTTCACCGAGGAGGCCACGGCGCACCTCGCCGGGCTCCGTCAGGAGATCTTCGACGAGATCAAGGGCCGCACCCGGGAGACCGATCTCTCGGTGCCCGTGCGCGACGGCGGCCACTGGTACTACACCCGCACCGCCGAGGGTTCGCAGTACGGCGTGCACTGCCGCGCGCCGATCGCCGGCCCCGACGACTGGACTCCCCCGTCGATCGAGCCGGGCGTGCCGATCGACGGCGAGCAGGTCGTGCTCGACGACAACGAGCAGGCCGCGGGCCACGAGTTCTACTCGCTCGGCTCCTTCGACGTCTCCCCCGACGGGCGGATGCTCGCCTACGCGGTCGACGTCGTCGGCGACGAGCGCTACACGCTGCGCATCCGCGACCTCGAGCTCGGCGAGGACCTGCCCGACGAGGTCGCCGACACCTTCCCGGGCGCCGTCTTCGCCGGCGACGGCGCGAGCGTCTACTACCCCACGGTCGATGACGCCTGGCGCCCCGACACCATCTGGCAGCACGTCGTCGGCACGAGCGGCACCGACGACCAGGTCGTCTTCACCGAGCCCGACGAGCGCTTCTGGGTCGGCGTGGGCCTCACCCGCAGCCGCCGCTACCTCGAGATCGCGGTCGGCTCGAAGATCACCAGCGAGGTGCTGCTGCTCGACACCGAGCATCCCGAAGCCGGGTTCCAGGTCGTCTGGCCCCGGCGCGAGGGTGTCGAATACGCCGTCGAGCACGCGATCGTCGGCGGTCGGGACCGGCTGCTGGTGCTCCACAACGACCAGGCGCTGAACTTCGAGCTCGTGGCCGTCGACCTGGCGCAGCCGCTCGACCGCTCGTCGTGGGAGACCGTGATCGCCCACGACGAGGCCGTGCGCCTGGAGGACGTCGACGCCTTCGCCGGCCACCTGACGATCGACTACCGGCGCGACGGCCTCACCCGCATCGCGCTGCTGCCCCTCGACGCCGGCACGACGAGCCTCGCGGGCGCCGCCTTCACCGAGCTCGAGTTCGACGAGCCGCTGTTCTCGGTGGGCACCTCGGGCAACCCCGAGTGGGAGCAGCCGACCATCCGCTTCGGCTACACCTCATTCGTCACCCCCTCGTCGGTGTTCGACCACGACATCGCCACCGGCACCTCGACGCTGCTGAAGCAGCAGGCGGTGCTCGGCGGCTACGACCCCTCGTTCTACGAGCAGCGCCGCGAATGGGCGACGGCCGCCGACGGCACCCGGGTGCCGATCTCGCTGGTGGCCCGGCGCGGCGTGCTCGGCACCGATTCTCCGGCGCCGCTGGTGCTCTACGGCTACGGCTCCTACGAGTCCTCGATCGACCCGTCGTTCTCAGTCGCCCGCCTCTCGCTGCTCGACCGCGGCGTGGCCTTCGCCATCGCGCACGTGCGCGGCGGCGGCGAGCTCGGCCGGCACTGGTACGAGGACGGCAAGACGCTGACGAAGAAGAACACCTTCACCGACTTCGTCAGCGCGGCCGAGCGGATGATCGAGCTCGGCTTCACCGCCCCGTCGACGCTCGTGGCGCAGGGCGGAAGCGCCGGCGGCCTGCTGATGGGTGCGGTGGCGAACCTGGCGCCGCAGCTGTTCGCGGGCATCCTGGCGCAGGTGCCGTTCGTGGACGCGCTGACGTCGATCCTCGACCCCTCGCTCCCCCTGACCGTGATCGAGTGGGACGAGTGGGGCGACCCGCTGCACGACCCCGAGGTCTACGCGTACATGAAGTCGTACTCGCCGTACGAGAACGTGACCGAGCAGGAGTACCCGCGCATCCTGGCCGTGACGAGCTTGAACGACACCCGCGTGCTCTACGTCGAGCCCGGGAAGTGGACGGCGCGGCTGCGCGACGTCGGTGCGCCCGTGCTGCTCAAGACCGAGATGTCGGCCGGGCACGGCGGCGTCTCGGGCCGGTACGAGCGGTGGCGCGAGGTCTCGTACGAGTACGCGTGGATGCTCGACGTGCTCGGTCGCGCGTAG
- a CDS encoding YciI family protein, translating into MRFMMFVMGDETPDAEPDESDVDVWVDELESAGQRVMGDILDPGTARGVRVRAGETIVTEGPLIGVTDAIWGFDLLEARDLDEATALAARHPMARNGRLELRPFPEG; encoded by the coding sequence ATGCGATTCATGATGTTCGTGATGGGCGACGAGACGCCCGATGCCGAGCCCGACGAGAGCGACGTCGACGTCTGGGTCGACGAGCTCGAGAGCGCCGGGCAGCGGGTGATGGGCGACATCCTCGACCCGGGCACCGCCCGTGGGGTGCGGGTGCGCGCGGGTGAGACGATCGTCACCGAGGGCCCGCTCATCGGTGTCACCGACGCGATCTGGGGCTTCGACCTGCTCGAGGCCCGCGACCTCGACGAGGCGACGGCGCTGGCCGCCCGGCATCCGATGGCCAGGAACGGCCGCCTCGAGCTGCGGCCGTTCCCGGAAGGCTGA
- a CDS encoding DEAD/DEAH box helicase, protein MSRSGNRRTRTADNTGLIPILARKVREVEAAAQRGKVAPANRTKFLVVALLMREERASIKTDTTITDAERAEQLKRLDGIASILARTAARDTSLIALLENDTPLSPAARSLRREYLEDAGYEVPDDEPETPAPTATVVPPELAERQVVPVSVKSRQLANPFMAPDLTPAKPHGVGRLSNWELLGPLYRAFEYGAGGRAASMELPEAPTIDRLSPPGHELMVHQSRFLQSVQAGHRTFLLADEPGLGKTAQSLLAASVADAYPLLAVVPNVVKMNWAREVELWTPHRRATVVQGDGETLDAFADVVVVNYEVLDRHLSWLGSMGFRGMVVDEAHFIKNMTSLRSRNVLALADRIRHTAPRGNPLMMALTGTPLINDVDDFRAIWQFLGWIDGDKPGPELMEHLEEIGLTPADAGFFAEAREAVIDMGIVRRRKIDVAADLPAKRIVDLPVELDDDFGRSIREAERELGARLVTRYRRLVAARANARGDEVDELPDDDLMRLVARQELEDTQANEDGLNVFTMVRRIGTAKAGLAADYTAQLARSVGKVVFFAKHIDVMNAAEELFAKRELKTVSIRGDQSAALRQREIDAFNNDPEVAVAVCSLTAAGVGLNLQAASNVVLAELSWTAAEQTQAIDRVHRIGQAEPVTAWRIVAAQTIDTRIAELIDSKQGLAARALDGSDQAIGSTDSVQLDALVGLLRSALED, encoded by the coding sequence ATGTCAAGGTCCGGCAACCGCCGTACGCGCACCGCAGACAACACCGGTCTGATCCCGATCCTCGCCCGCAAGGTGCGCGAGGTCGAAGCCGCCGCCCAGCGCGGCAAGGTCGCCCCCGCCAACCGCACGAAGTTCCTCGTGGTCGCCCTGCTCATGCGCGAGGAGCGCGCGAGCATCAAGACCGACACGACGATCACCGACGCCGAGCGGGCCGAGCAGCTGAAGCGCCTCGACGGCATCGCATCGATCCTCGCGCGCACCGCCGCCCGCGACACCTCGCTCATCGCGCTGCTCGAGAACGACACCCCGCTCTCACCCGCCGCCCGGAGCCTCCGCCGCGAGTACCTGGAGGACGCTGGCTACGAGGTGCCCGACGACGAGCCCGAGACGCCGGCCCCCACCGCCACCGTCGTGCCACCCGAGCTCGCCGAGCGCCAGGTCGTGCCCGTGTCGGTCAAGTCGCGTCAGCTCGCGAACCCCTTCATGGCCCCCGACCTCACGCCCGCCAAGCCGCACGGCGTCGGCCGGCTCTCGAACTGGGAGCTGCTCGGCCCGCTCTACCGCGCCTTCGAGTACGGTGCCGGCGGCAGGGCCGCCAGCATGGAGCTGCCCGAGGCCCCCACCATCGACCGTCTCTCGCCCCCCGGCCACGAGCTGATGGTGCACCAGTCCCGCTTCCTGCAGAGCGTGCAGGCGGGGCACCGCACCTTCCTGCTCGCCGACGAGCCCGGTCTCGGCAAGACGGCGCAGTCGCTGCTGGCCGCATCCGTCGCCGACGCCTACCCGCTGCTGGCCGTCGTGCCGAACGTGGTGAAGATGAATTGGGCTCGCGAGGTCGAGCTCTGGACCCCGCACCGCCGTGCCACCGTCGTGCAGGGCGACGGCGAGACGCTCGACGCCTTCGCCGACGTCGTGGTCGTGAACTACGAGGTGCTCGACCGGCACCTGTCCTGGCTCGGCAGCATGGGCTTCCGCGGCATGGTCGTCGACGAGGCGCACTTCATCAAGAACATGACCTCGCTGCGCTCGCGCAACGTGCTGGCACTGGCCGACCGCATCCGGCACACCGCCCCGCGCGGCAACCCGCTGATGATGGCGCTCACCGGAACGCCGCTGATCAACGACGTCGACGACTTCCGTGCGATCTGGCAGTTCCTCGGCTGGATCGACGGCGACAAGCCGGGCCCCGAGCTGATGGAGCACCTCGAAGAAATCGGCCTCACCCCGGCCGACGCGGGCTTCTTCGCCGAGGCGCGCGAGGCCGTCATCGACATGGGCATCGTGCGCCGACGCAAGATCGACGTGGCCGCCGACCTGCCCGCCAAGCGCATCGTCGACCTCCCCGTGGAGCTCGACGACGACTTCGGCCGCTCCATCCGCGAGGCCGAGCGCGAGCTCGGTGCCCGCCTGGTCACCCGCTACCGCCGCCTGGTGGCGGCCCGGGCCAACGCTCGCGGCGACGAGGTCGACGAGCTGCCCGACGACGACCTGATGCGCCTCGTCGCGCGGCAGGAGCTCGAGGACACGCAGGCCAACGAAGACGGCCTGAACGTCTTCACGATGGTGCGCCGCATCGGCACGGCGAAGGCCGGCCTCGCCGCCGACTACACCGCGCAGCTCGCCCGCTCAGTGGGCAAGGTGGTCTTCTTCGCCAAGCACATCGACGTGATGAACGCCGCCGAGGAGCTCTTCGCCAAGCGGGAGCTGAAGACGGTGTCGATCCGCGGCGACCAGTCGGCCGCCCTCCGTCAGCGCGAGATCGACGCCTTCAACAACGACCCCGAGGTGGCCGTGGCCGTCTGCTCGCTCACCGCGGCGGGCGTCGGCCTCAACCTGCAGGCCGCGTCGAACGTGGTGCTCGCGGAGCTGTCCTGGACCGCTGCCGAGCAGACCCAGGCCATCGACCGCGTGCACCGCATCGGCCAGGCCGAGCCGGTCACCGCGTGGCGGATCGTGGCCGCGCAGACGATCGACACCCGCATCGCCGAGCTGATCGACTCGAAGCAGGGGCTCGCCGCCCGTGCGCTCGACGGCTCCGACCAGGCGATCGGCTCGACCGACAGCGTGCAGCTCGACGCCCTCGTCGGCCTGCTGCGCTCGGCGCTCGAGGACTGA
- a CDS encoding DUF6804 family protein → MSARQTTPDFTRPALAPGLLGAIALVAFLAVIGDDGWFTVARFVIAILALIMLVFAVQAKQWWWLPPLAAIAVLWNPVLPIVLPLVGWQIAHGVGAIVFVASGLLIKVHRVD, encoded by the coding sequence ATGAGCGCGCGACAGACCACCCCCGACTTCACCCGTCCCGCACTCGCCCCCGGGCTCCTCGGCGCGATCGCCCTGGTGGCCTTCCTGGCCGTCATCGGCGACGACGGCTGGTTCACCGTGGCCCGCTTCGTGATCGCCATCCTGGCGCTCATCATGCTCGTCTTCGCGGTGCAGGCGAAGCAGTGGTGGTGGCTCCCGCCGCTCGCCGCCATCGCCGTGCTGTGGAACCCGGTGCTGCCGATCGTCCTGCCGCTCGTGGGCTGGCAGATCGCCCACGGCGTCGGCGCGATCGTGTTCGTCGCCAGTGGACTGCTGATCAAGGTGCATCGCGTAGACTGA
- a CDS encoding pseudouridine-5'-phosphate glycosidase yields the protein MAATNHQTEAPAQTEAFRVSDEVAEALAAGRPVVALESTIISHGLPRPRNLEAAREFEAILRDAGVTPATIAVLDGIPRIGLDDEGVRRIAEEDMTKASVRDLPILSAKGASGATTVAATAYLAGRAGVRVFATGGLGGVHRGASDTFDESADLSALALSGVTVVSAGVKSVLDIPATLERLETLSVPVVGYRTTDFPSFWLSTSGYTIDWSVEDTDEIARVMRGQDLLGHGQGIVVANPLPAELQWDPAEHDRVLATAFAAADAAGVSGKAVTPFLLGFIVEESGGRSLEVNLDIARNNVRLAGGIALSWSALNSAAA from the coding sequence ATGGCGGCGACGAACCACCAGACCGAGGCACCGGCACAGACCGAGGCCTTCCGCGTCTCCGACGAGGTCGCCGAGGCCCTCGCGGCCGGGCGCCCGGTCGTGGCGCTCGAGTCGACGATCATCTCGCACGGTCTCCCCCGCCCCCGCAACCTCGAGGCGGCCCGGGAGTTCGAGGCGATCCTCCGTGACGCCGGCGTCACGCCCGCCACCATCGCGGTGCTCGACGGCATCCCCCGCATCGGCCTCGACGACGAGGGCGTGCGGCGCATCGCCGAGGAGGACATGACCAAGGCGAGCGTGCGCGACCTGCCGATCCTCTCGGCCAAGGGCGCGAGCGGTGCGACCACCGTCGCGGCCACCGCCTACCTCGCCGGCCGCGCCGGGGTGCGCGTCTTCGCCACGGGCGGCCTCGGCGGTGTGCACCGCGGCGCCTCCGACACCTTCGACGAGTCGGCCGACCTCTCGGCGCTGGCGCTCTCGGGTGTCACCGTCGTCTCGGCGGGCGTCAAGTCGGTGCTCGACATCCCCGCCACGCTCGAGCGCCTCGAGACCCTCAGCGTTCCCGTGGTCGGCTACCGCACCACCGACTTCCCGAGCTTCTGGCTCAGCACCTCCGGCTACACGATCGACTGGTCGGTCGAGGACACCGACGAGATCGCCCGGGTCATGCGCGGACAGGACCTGCTCGGCCACGGCCAGGGCATCGTCGTGGCCAACCCGCTGCCGGCCGAGCTGCAGTGGGACCCGGCGGAGCACGACCGCGTGCTCGCGACCGCCTTCGCCGCGGCCGACGCCGCCGGGGTCTCGGGCAAGGCGGTCACACCGTTCCTGCTCGGCTTCATCGTCGAGGAGTCGGGCGGCCGCAGCCTCGAGGTGAACCTCGACATCGCGCGCAACAACGTGCGGCTCGCCGGCGGCATCGCGCTCTCCTGGAGCGCACTGAACAGCGCTGCGGCCTAG
- a CDS encoding carbohydrate kinase family protein: MTDPRMPVPRVVAPLAAPRVTPLPAAPRVIAFGDVFDDVIVTPAGDIRPDTDTAATIERRSGGSAANAAAWFGHLGAEAHFFGRVGTADVDRHTSELAEAGVAAHLLADVERPTGTIVVVLQPDRTRTMLTERGANVLTGPADVDRSLLAPGAHLHLTGYSLFNDVPGAARLSAVRACAALIADATAAGMTISVNPGSAGFIADHGAATVLDASRGATVLLPNLDEGRALIASADPAAPGSSAVDPAEVATALLAHAPVVALTMGRGGVLAAVRRAHGHPLVVRVPALLVDPVDTTGAGDAFSAGFVHALLTGGPVVAEAIDEARLERAAREGVRCAAIAIQRLGARPPIAEQPERVRA; the protein is encoded by the coding sequence GTGACCGACCCGCGGATGCCCGTGCCGCGGGTGGTCGCGCCCCTGGCCGCCCCGCGGGTGACCCCGCTCCCGGCCGCCCCGCGGGTGATCGCCTTCGGCGACGTCTTCGACGACGTCATCGTCACCCCGGCCGGCGACATCCGGCCCGACACCGACACCGCGGCCACGATCGAGCGGCGCTCGGGCGGATCGGCGGCGAACGCGGCCGCCTGGTTCGGTCACCTCGGAGCCGAGGCCCATTTCTTCGGCCGGGTCGGCACGGCCGACGTCGACCGGCACACCTCCGAGCTGGCCGAGGCCGGCGTGGCGGCCCACCTCCTGGCCGACGTCGAGCGCCCGACGGGCACCATCGTCGTGGTGCTGCAGCCCGACCGCACCCGCACCATGCTCACGGAACGCGGCGCCAACGTGCTGACCGGCCCGGCCGACGTCGACCGCTCCCTGCTCGCGCCGGGGGCCCATCTGCACCTCACCGGCTACTCGCTCTTCAACGACGTGCCCGGCGCGGCCCGCCTGAGCGCGGTGCGCGCCTGCGCCGCCCTGATCGCCGACGCCACCGCGGCCGGCATGACCATCTCGGTGAACCCTGGCTCGGCCGGCTTCATCGCCGACCACGGCGCCGCCACAGTGCTCGACGCCTCCCGGGGCGCCACGGTGCTGCTGCCGAACCTCGACGAAGGGCGCGCGCTGATCGCGTCCGCCGATCCGGCGGCTCCGGGCAGTTCAGCCGTCGATCCGGCGGAGGTGGCGACCGCGCTGCTCGCGCACGCCCCGGTGGTGGCGCTGACGATGGGGCGGGGCGGGGTGCTCGCCGCGGTCAGGCGGGCGCACGGGCATCCGCTCGTCGTGCGCGTACCGGCCCTGCTGGTCGACCCGGTCGACACCACCGGCGCGGGAGACGCCTTCAGCGCCGGCTTCGTGCACGCGTTGCTCACGGGAGGACCCGTGGTCGCCGAGGCGATCGACGAGGCCAGGCTCGAGCGGGCGGCCCGCGAGGGCGTGCGCTGCGCGGCCATCGCGATCCAGCGCCTCGGCGCCCGCCCACCGATCGCCGAGCAGCCCGAACGGGTGCGGGCATGA
- a CDS encoding M20/M25/M40 family metallo-hydrolase codes for MSGAAQPGDEAALERLRTLLRIPTVSLPPAERDEAAFDAFADALSELYPLVHERLELERMRDRTFLFRWPGRTRGRAAVLMGHYDVVVATDEGWEHPPFAAEVTGDGADRVLWGRGTLDDKGSVVAVLEAVERSLASGVTPENDVYLLFGHDEETAGTGAEAASRLLHERGVELGLVLDEGGAVIERAFPTVAVPVAVVGVSEKGTTNFTFTVEQPGGHASTPPADTATNRLARAITRLQKHPFPASLNPVTARMIATIGAHAANPLRTVFTRVGLFRPLIVPVFARLSDETAAMVRTTMAVTQLSGSPAANALAERAQAVVNVRIAVGSTVDEARRHLERAIADPLVRVDTTMENGPARVSRMGGPDWELLAETIVASYPGTVVTPYVQTGATDSRWFSPLSRSVYRFSPFEMSSEERATLHAKNERMHVDTWFTGIRFFERLVKRL; via the coding sequence ATGAGCGGCGCCGCCCAGCCCGGCGACGAGGCCGCCCTCGAGCGCCTCCGCACCCTCCTCCGCATCCCCACGGTGTCCCTGCCGCCGGCCGAGCGCGACGAGGCCGCGTTCGACGCCTTCGCCGACGCCCTGAGCGAGCTCTACCCCCTGGTGCACGAGCGCCTCGAGCTCGAGCGGATGCGCGACCGCACCTTCCTCTTCCGCTGGCCCGGTCGCACCCGCGGCCGCGCCGCCGTGCTGATGGGCCACTACGACGTGGTGGTCGCCACCGACGAGGGCTGGGAGCATCCGCCCTTCGCCGCGGAGGTCACGGGCGACGGCGCCGACCGCGTGCTCTGGGGGCGCGGAACACTCGACGACAAGGGCTCGGTGGTCGCCGTCCTCGAAGCCGTCGAGCGCTCGCTCGCCTCGGGCGTCACGCCGGAGAACGACGTCTACCTGCTGTTCGGCCACGACGAGGAGACGGCGGGCACCGGCGCCGAAGCGGCCTCCCGCCTGCTGCACGAGCGCGGGGTGGAGCTCGGTCTCGTGCTCGACGAGGGCGGCGCGGTGATCGAGCGCGCCTTCCCGACGGTCGCGGTGCCGGTCGCCGTGGTCGGCGTGAGCGAGAAGGGCACCACGAACTTCACCTTCACGGTCGAGCAGCCGGGCGGCCACGCCTCGACTCCCCCGGCCGACACGGCCACAAACCGCCTGGCCCGGGCCATCACGCGCCTGCAGAAGCACCCGTTCCCCGCGAGCCTGAACCCGGTGACGGCCCGCATGATCGCCACCATCGGTGCCCACGCGGCGAACCCGTTGCGCACGGTCTTCACCCGGGTCGGGCTCTTCCGCCCGCTGATCGTGCCCGTCTTCGCGCGGCTCAGCGACGAGACCGCAGCGATGGTGCGCACGACGATGGCCGTGACGCAGCTCTCCGGATCACCGGCCGCGAACGCGCTGGCCGAGCGAGCGCAGGCCGTCGTCAACGTGCGCATCGCCGTCGGCTCGACGGTCGATGAGGCAAGGCGCCACCTGGAGCGCGCGATCGCCGACCCGCTCGTGCGCGTCGACACCACGATGGAGAACGGCCCCGCCCGGGTCTCCCGCATGGGCGGGCCCGACTGGGAGCTGCTCGCCGAGACGATCGTCGCGAGCTACCCGGGCACCGTCGTCACCCCCTACGTTCAGACCGGAGCGACCGACTCGCGGTGGTTCTCCCCGCTCAGCCGCTCGGTGTACCGCTTCAGCCCCTTCGAGATGTCGTCCGAGGAGCGTGCCACACTGCACGCCAAGAACGAGCGGATGCACGTGGACACGTGGTTCACGGGCATCCGCTTCTTCGAGCGCCTTGTGAAGCGGCTCTAG
- a CDS encoding GDSL-type esterase/lipase family protein: MSGKPKTVFVGDSLIEGGRWQEWFPELEAVNLGVGGDTTEGLIARLDEVAAEDPDTVVLLIGTNDVANRRGIEQVVRGIETALANIRAALPDARILVQSVLPRGAEYAEFVKEINRHVWQFAATVRAHYLDLWPVMAVESGELNPAFTEDRLHLNEEGYKAWLSELEPALERVHDLPPSSRPIRLPELHAQMAAEQAKRAEQQ; encoded by the coding sequence ATGTCCGGAAAGCCCAAGACCGTCTTCGTCGGAGACAGCCTGATCGAAGGCGGCCGCTGGCAGGAGTGGTTCCCCGAGCTCGAGGCCGTGAACCTCGGCGTCGGCGGAGACACCACCGAGGGTCTGATCGCCCGGCTCGACGAGGTGGCCGCCGAAGACCCCGACACGGTCGTGCTCCTGATCGGCACGAACGACGTGGCGAACCGCCGCGGCATCGAGCAGGTCGTGCGCGGCATCGAGACCGCGCTCGCCAACATCCGGGCCGCGCTGCCCGACGCGCGCATCCTCGTGCAGTCGGTGCTGCCGCGCGGCGCCGAGTACGCCGAGTTCGTCAAGGAGATCAACCGGCACGTGTGGCAGTTCGCCGCCACCGTGCGCGCGCACTACCTCGACCTCTGGCCCGTCATGGCCGTCGAGTCGGGCGAGCTCAACCCGGCCTTCACCGAAGACCGGCTGCATCTGAACGAAGAGGGCTACAAGGCGTGGCTCTCCGAGCTCGAGCCGGCCCTGGAGCGGGTGCACGACCTTCCGCCGTCGAGCCGGCCCATCCGGCTGCCCGAGCTGCACGCGCAGATGGCCGCCGAGCAGGCGAAGCGGGCCGAGCAGCAGTAG
- a CDS encoding SDR family oxidoreductase yields the protein MTSPRLALVTGATGYIGGRLVPRLLDAGFDVRVLVRTPEKLRDVPWAGSVDIVKGDLGDAESLRTAVKGVDVFYYLVHSMGGTGDFEKAEEASAKNVAAAVADAGVTRVVYLGGLHPEGGELSPHLRSRVAVGRILLDSGVPTAALQAGVVIGSGSTSFEMIRHLTDVLPYMPAPKWVRNHIQPIAVRDVLYYLVRAADLPSEVNRTFDIGGPDVLRYGQMMNGYALEAGLAQRPIAALPVLTPWLASQWVNLVTPIPRALAIPIIASLQFDCVTHEHDIRGYIDDPEGGLTPYRRAVRLALGKMKAGEVETSWQDAFVPGAVSDPLPSDPDWAGHTVYLDVKQRRTPAPADELWRVIEGIGGENGWYSFPIAWAVRGWMDKVVGGVGLRRGRRSQTELHTGDALDFWRVEQIDRGSFLRLRAEMKVPGGAWLEMRATPSDDGGSIYDQRAIFFPRGLGGRLYWFAILPFHGVIFNGMANRITETALLAARKDAAMAGSTKPAGAGIVAPG from the coding sequence ATGACCTCCCCACGCTTGGCCCTCGTCACGGGCGCGACCGGCTACATCGGGGGGCGTCTGGTTCCCCGCCTGCTCGACGCGGGCTTCGACGTGCGCGTGCTCGTGCGCACGCCCGAGAAGCTGCGCGACGTGCCCTGGGCGGGCTCGGTCGACATCGTGAAGGGCGACCTCGGTGACGCCGAGTCGCTGCGCACAGCGGTGAAGGGCGTCGACGTCTTCTACTACCTCGTGCACTCCATGGGCGGCACGGGCGACTTCGAGAAGGCCGAGGAGGCCTCGGCGAAGAACGTGGCCGCCGCGGTCGCCGACGCCGGCGTCACGCGCGTCGTGTACCTCGGCGGTCTCCATCCCGAGGGCGGGGAGCTGTCGCCGCACCTGCGGTCGCGGGTCGCGGTCGGGCGCATCCTGCTCGACTCGGGCGTGCCGACCGCCGCCCTGCAGGCGGGTGTCGTCATCGGCTCCGGCTCGACCTCGTTCGAGATGATCCGGCACCTCACCGACGTCCTGCCGTACATGCCGGCACCGAAGTGGGTGCGCAACCACATCCAGCCGATCGCCGTGCGCGACGTGCTCTACTACCTCGTCAGGGCCGCCGATCTGCCGTCCGAGGTGAACCGCACCTTCGACATCGGCGGGCCCGACGTGCTGCGCTACGGGCAGATGATGAACGGCTACGCGCTCGAGGCGGGGCTCGCCCAGCGGCCGATCGCCGCGCTGCCCGTGCTGACGCCGTGGCTCGCCTCGCAGTGGGTGAATCTCGTCACGCCCATCCCGCGCGCGCTGGCCATCCCGATCATCGCGTCGCTGCAGTTCGACTGCGTCACGCACGAGCACGACATCCGCGGCTACATCGACGACCCCGAGGGCGGGCTCACCCCGTACCGCCGGGCCGTGCGGCTCGCGCTCGGCAAGATGAAGGCCGGTGAGGTCGAGACCAGCTGGCAGGACGCCTTCGTGCCCGGTGCCGTGAGCGACCCGCTGCCGAGCGACCCCGACTGGGCCGGCCACACCGTGTACCTCGATGTGAAGCAGCGCCGCACGCCGGCCCCCGCCGACGAGCTCTGGCGCGTGATCGAGGGCATCGGCGGGGAGAACGGCTGGTACTCCTTCCCGATCGCCTGGGCCGTGCGCGGGTGGATGGACAAGGTCGTCGGCGGCGTGGGCCTCCGTCGTGGCCGTCGCAGCCAGACCGAGCTGCACACGGGCGACGCGCTCGACTTCTGGCGCGTGGAGCAGATCGACCGCGGGTCGTTCCTGCGGCTCCGCGCCGAGATGAAGGTGCCGGGTGGTGCGTGGCTCGAGATGCGCGCCACGCCCTCCGACGACGGCGGCTCCATCTACGACCAGCGCGCCATCTTCTTCCCGCGTGGGCTCGGCGGCCGGCTGTACTGGTTCGCGATCCTGCCTTTCCACGGCGTGATCTTCAACGGCATGGCCAACCGCATCACCGAGACCGCGCTGCTCGCGGCCCGGAAGGACGCCGCGATGGCCGGTTCGACGAAGCCCGCCGGAGCGGGGATCGTCGCCCCCGGCTAA